The Drosophila suzukii chromosome 2 unlocalized genomic scaffold, CBGP_Dsuzu_IsoJpt1.0 scf_2c, whole genome shotgun sequence genome segment TGTGTGGGCCcaaaaaaatcataaatcGTAGGGGTGACAATTCTAAGCAGTATTTCTAAGTAATCTGCCTTTAAAATCCGGTTTCCCCTCCTTGCAAAAGAAAAATAGCCAGtatttgataaaaaaaatttacaagTAGCCTTAAATTTGATACATTGATATGGACGTGAAAAACGTAATTAACCGGTTTGGCGGAACGCAATCAATGGTCAATTCAAAGCAGCGGCCTATtaagtgagcatagggaagtgttctgcccatcctctgctcgctcacgtgTAACCTagatgttcgtgtgacttcggcatgggtcttcgggtcatttttttCTCAGCTTCGGtgcgcttttttgttgctgccgcAGAGGATCCCAGTGCAAAACAGAGAAACGTTAGGCTTCAGCAtgccgcgcgcaaacttcgtgtttgctacactcacactaatgcaaggcaaactgtgatggtatgtgtgaGCCGACACCTGATTCAAAGCCATactgccaaaaaaaaaaacaatatgcCTAAAACGACGTTTGACCTTCCGTATTTCCAAGAGAAATATAGATTTTTCGATTTTCGCTAAAGAattatcaattttaatttctcGCCTTTGTTCAAATTCGTGTTctcttttaaataattttttaatattaaattatctGTGATGGCTGCAAtgatatttttcttaaaaagaagagtattttttttttggcaatttaaGAGGGTCAAAAGTGGTTTTCGACACAAAGTTTCTTGAGCAATACTGCTTAGAATTGCCCCTAGtccatttttcattttttttatcaaaagaACTATTTTTTGTCTTGCAAATGATGAGGATCAAACCTGGTTTTTAAGACAGTTTCTTTGGCAATATTGCTTAGAGTTGTTCATAAATTACGTAATTACGATTTAAATGTTTTCAATGCATATAAACAATTACGGGGATATGTGAAATAATTAGGGGAATTAATTTATACGCTTTGTTAAAATTGTGTtctctttaaaatattttttcaatgtCGGTGCTTAGGTCATCTATTATGGCTactttgatatttttttcGAATATTGAGAAAAACGTATTTTCCCTTGTAATTGCTGATTGTTAAACATAGTTTTAGACAGTTTCTTGGGAAATATTGGTTAGAATTGCCCCATGTTTTATGTTTAACCCACAAGatttataacttttttttggttccaTTGAAACAATGGTCAAATTCAAGGCTACTGAGAAAACTTTAATCAAAAAACCAGTATTTCTGTCTTGCAAATGCAGAGGGTCAACGGTGATTATCAAGAGTTTCTTTTGCAAAATTACTTAGATCTGTCCATAGATAACGTTCCCCATACGATATATTTCACTTTTTTGGCCCATACAAATCGAACCGCCCTAACAAATACatatactatatataaatatgttcaTATACTTATATATAAATGTGTACAAGTACTTAtagatataaatataaatatctacTTATACTTATATATAGTATATGAACCTTGCTGTACATATTCTTACAAATCGGGTTCATTCCTCTCGCCAGCCTCGTCTTAATAATTCTTTAACTAAACCTAAAATTTGTGTAAGTAAGTAGTCTATAACGTAACACTTAAATAtactaaaataatttatatgtagttattttttacatttactaaataaattaggttcaTTCGTTTGTTTAACGTTAAAAAAGCATGTTTGGATTTTGACCAATTTTAGTTTCTACAGAAAAGCTggagtaaaataaatatgcgaTGCATAGTTTGTAGTCTAAACGATGGATTGGTCTACCCCTTCAATATCTCTGTGAAAAGAAAGCTGCCCTCCGTGTTGTTTCTGGGGCTGGTATGAGCGGTGGAGGCAACTGATATAGCATCCTTCGTGAAGCGGCTGTGAAGGGTACTCTCCTATGTCATAGTCCGACGAACGTTCCTGCTCACCCGACTCAACCCCCGCATCACTAAATTGTATTGGTGTTATCTATAACCCGCCAATGATCACCTCCTGTTGGGCTTCGTCATCCATGTCGGGAATCTCCTGCTTGTGCACCATCATACTATCGCTATTTGTCTGGCGCGGAACTGTTTGGCCGTACTTTTGGTGTATGCCGCGGTGGCGTTTAAGCGCGAAGCGATCTGCAAACGCCGCTGAGCATATCTCGCACTTGTAGGGCTTCTCACCAGAGTGCACCTTTGCATGGTTCTTAAGGTGCGCCGCTTGGGAAAAAGCCGAGCCGCAAATTTCACACTTGTACGGCTTCTCGCCCGTGTGAATGCGCCGATGGTTCCAAAGAGTAGCGTGGCGCGCAAATCCTTTATCGCACACACCGCACACGTAAGGTCGTTCGCCGCTGTGCGTGCGTTCATGATTTTTAAGATGGGGCGACTGTGAGAATTGCATGCCACATGTTTGACATCTGCgtaataaacaaaaaacatttagtgcgaaaattataaaaaaaataatgggAGCGCCATTACTTATAAGGCTTTTCGCCTGTGTGAATACGCGCGTGGTTTTTCAAGTAAACGGCTTTTGCAAAGGCCAATCCGCAGATGCTGCACTTATAGTTCTTTTCGCCGCTGTGTAGTTTTTTGTGTGACCACAAACTTGAGTAACGTGAGAAAAGACCACCACATATATTGCAACTGAAGGGTTTCGACGGATTCCTGCAGGACAAACACCTTGGTTTTGTTAGCGTAGGATTGGGTTGCAATTAAATTGAATACTCACTCAGTTTTGACAGTAACAGATTGCTTTACCGATCCACCCGATCCACTGTGCCCGGCGCTGGGGTTCTGCCCCACCAGTACAACGCCAGAGCCATTGCACTTCTGACACTTTGTCATCTGCTGGGAACTCCGCTTTTTTACTGGGTGATGGCCAGACCCACTGCTTTGTTCCCGTTTAGGCGTCGTACCGCCTGTCTGCGCAGCTACAATTTGCTGCAGCTGTGCTTGGGCCTGAGGTGTGGTTGATATGATCTGCACGGGATGCGCAATTTGACCTAAATATAAggaaggttttttttttttcatgtATGTTTAACTCTACAATTACCGTCCTGTGCCACAAAgagctgttgttgttgatgtgCCGCTTGTTCCGCCTGTATGCAAGACTCACAACGCACCTGCTTAGGTACTTTGCGTTTGGGCTGCTGATGTACGGAGTTTCCGCAGATTATGCACTTGTTCGCCTTGGATTcgtgctgttgctgttgcattACTGATTGCTGCACTGGCTCCAGCGTGTCCGAAGACACTATCTGTATCTGGCCCATTTGTCCATTGCCAATGATGTTCTGTGCCTGCACCAGACCCTGGGCGCTTACCACGGCTATCGAGTCGCCGCCTGCTTGCTGGGTGTtgtgctgctgttgttgttgctgctgctgctcctcctctgTATGCATTCGCTTGTGGGCGTTGAGAAGGGCCAGGTGGGGAAACATATCCGAGCAGACATCAcacttgaagctgatgttggATATGGTGTTCTGTAACGGAGAATGACATTAGGCTCTGGCAAACTGTAAGTGGTACACTACTATTACTTACGGCTGATATTGGCTTGTTCTGATTAACGATCTGGATGCGGCCTTGAGCGTCTACCGTGGCGATGCCTAACGCTGCGCCCTGATTGATTGGCATCCCATTGACCAGGGCGTAGTTGTAGCCGCCCACTGGTTGGGCTATGTAACACGTCTTGTCATCCGTGGTGGCCAGCTGCGCCAGATTGACAGTTCCGCCATTGCCCTACGTGGAGAAAAGTGTGAGGTTATTTGTTAAATCTTTATAAAAACAGAATATATTTAGCACTTACATTTGTCGTGTAATAGAAGGTAGGCTGCTGCTCCGCTTTTTGACCCTCAATCTTAGGCTGTTTAAGAATCGTGCCATCCGCCGTCTGGTACTGAATTGTAGCTGGTTGCCCATTAAGAGCATTTGTGAAGATTATGTTTTTGGTGAGGTCTTCCATCGCGCCTGCAAGTCACTACAGCGCACATATGCACTTTAATAAAAcgcttatttatttattatatttacgACGACATCTCTCAAAAATATGTCGCCCACTCTACCGTGTGAGCGAGGGAGATAAATATAGTGTAATCAAGTAACCAAAGGAAAAAAGACCGATTAAAGATGGCGACGGTAAGAcaaaatatatgtacatatgaaacagaaaatgcatcCCCAATAATCGTCTGGAGCATTCCTTTTCGTTATATAGGGCAatcctttttgtttttgagaCACATTATATAAATTAACTTCTTACGCCAATTTAAGTTTTTAGAAATTACCTTTTACGCCAAAAACCCACACCAAATCAGTTTGGCCTGTCTTGCAAATGCAAGACAAGATTTGGAAGCAAAAGACGATTCTAATTGAATTAGTTTGAAGAAGTTTCTGACAAGTGCACTTATATTAGTGAAAGCACAAAAactattaaataaagtttttctTCTCTAATTCCACCACCGCACCGTTTTGCCCGTTTGTTCCGAACGCGAGAGAATGGGGAATTGTAATGTGAAATATATATCagtatatcgatattttctcACAAGcaataaatgtttttatagGCTTTTCACACGATCCAGCGACCAAATTCCGCACTAGTAACTTTTTCTTCTTAAATACACGTGGTAAAACGATACGCTTCATCGGGAAAAATGCAGTATTTCAgagttaaatgttttttttaatacgtTACGTTATAAGGAATTTTTGTTGGTGCAGGACCAAGGAGCATTCCAGCGGCTAGGAAATCAGCAAATGATCACACCGTGAAAAATATATTGCTATGCTCTTATTTAAGTCATACTTGGTAGGAAAACTCTTGCACGAAAACATacattataaataaaaagaaaaagccATTTGAAGGTGCAcgcatttaaaaaatttggaCAAAATTATAGCTCAAAAATGAAttatttatgaaatatttatgcaaagaAGTGTGCAGACACATTTGTCACAAATTGACTtaaaagcctagtactcacatcgacgaaaaccatAGTAGTGAGCGAAaggcaaatacgcggctaaggcttttcgtcgggtctgtttttcatcGCGGTACGCTCGCGATGAGCTAAAGAAATACCAGGAAAAATACCGGATTTAGCGAGggaatttcgatgaacgcccaaagaataagaaatttaatatttggcGCTGTTCGTGCACGATCGGAgtggaaactaaaaataaacaaggaagaaccctatagtcgagtacctcgactatcaaatacccgttaatcagctaatgggaccaaagggaaatggagatatgcaagcagcaaagcgagattaaaatgcgccacctaccggcggtagacagatttaagcgttatgggcgttagagtgcgggtggaaattttttttctgatcaatcgataggtattgacgagaccaatacatttcagcaaaatttttttatttagccTGAAAATTGGGGGCGTCACAGGcctgggcggtttgtgggcgttaaagggggcgtggcaaactatttttgggtcaatcgataggtattgatgagaacaatacatttcagttaaaatttgtattctagcatcaaaactgtaggagccacagttttggtcggtttgtgggcgttagagtgggcgtggcactctgctgaaatatgtgtgaggagttgaataactccccacaaacagaagcagcagcagatggccggccgcttaccagttacgcggcgaattcgcgtagtaacggcgcggcgaggagagtttggagactggGATGgtgaacgagagagtttggagaccaaggatggagatcgagagagtttggagaccaaggacggagagcgagagagtttgaaGACCAAGCATGtagaacgagagagaatggagacttcgcgggcatgGCAAGAGTGtcgtgtgcaaaaacaggataacggaactccaccggactttggactctcccgtgaactttggaccgggagaggaagtgccacatctcggcagtggagcggcacacaggcgtgccacaagcatcaggGGAaacagcgggactgcagcagtgggcggatcatcgattggaagctgtacgtgaaggacaagtgggtcaaccaggaggcacggacttttggacccagagtggagagatccagcgggccgtgcgcaaaagggaaataacggttcccggaggccctatataaggccgcagagcgctggcagctggatcagtcgatatcgaggagtcaaaccttcaagatcagttaaagtaccaagtaaacagtcagacaagcaagtaatctacgagggagctacaaccaagcgagtcgtcggaagcagcgccgtgggaagcacgcAAGGaacaagatcgccacgtcgagacgttcgggattgggacatcaggaatttCCGAATTGAGACccaagtggctgagttctttaaggcatcacgcggctaagtcctggcgagtcgcccggcgggtctgtcagagacaagcaaaagagtcctacgacgaagaaccgtcagcttggggaggaaagttgcctGCGACCCAGAGTACCTTGCCcaaccaagcaggacctggcgtgacggacgaggggtagatcgatttgcggtttcaagaggcggccgcttggagagccctgcgattaccggcgaagttcccgaacagcaatcgcccaactccccgattgccagaacgacgagatactggtcagaagacagcgcagaggacatcgacagcgacggcAGCAGACattttccggcagccacgttaccatcgccgcgcggagctcattggggagcgcaggagcgtcgcagacgtcacgcattagggtgaagccgggtggaacgttcgtctgcgctaggcgtaaagcgaagtgaaccgctagacagcttcctggcggcagccttgactgtcagcgcgaactgagcaagaacctagcgggaccgtccgggacagagcaagggacaggtattgcctcgaaaggcgtcgtcctggagagcaaggcttgttcaccctagtctgagaacggtgacgctgcccacaaggccgaactctctgcgggtctaaggcgcaacaagcgaccccgaggcagcgcgtcggcaagcaagcggaggcggccactacgagcgtcccgaaacccaggatccagtggaagctgaGTCAACGCGACGAGGAGctagaaagaggagcgccagcagccggcggaaccagagccagaagataccgaagccagcccagccactcacccgctgtactaataccacgagaataaatcccactgttaccatttgaaccctttgttttctcactgatctacgggcaatcacgtcatataaatttggtgggacgaacacacaatcttctgagctaacCGCaagaatctcgtagcgagcagacacacaaaatcagttcgtttaACATGTATACACTaaacaatatatatacttcatggggtcggaaacgcttccttctgcctgttacatactttccgacgaatcaagtatacccttttactctacgagtaacgggtataagaATGGAAAGCGAACCCAAAATACGACtgcaggaggtcagtgcagatgaaaaagaACCCCTATTCCAAGCTGTTGCACATTATTGTGGGACTTCACCGAAAGGAAGCAACACCACAACAGGGCtaatccgcagaatagttgaaatgcaggaggagatccactagagaatttCAGTGGGAAGGAAAAACCCGAGTGGGTCCCTGCATGGAGATCCTGCCGGCCGTGTCCCCGCAAAGAAGGCAATTTCTagccaaaagaatttggtttCGTTGTACTATAGAAAGAATCTTTttatggctagatcgactcggcttgtgatcctgatcaagaatatatgtactttatggggtcgaaaacgcttcctactgcctgttacatattaatctagtatacccttttactctacgagtaatgggtataatGGGGACGGGAACGAAAAGCCAACAGGAGTCAAACCAGTCGATGTCCTTAAGTAGCGGCTATCACAACGTGTGATAGCTAGTTCAGTTGACGAACGGCGAGGCGGTGACGGGAGAATAGGGGTTTTGGAGAAAGCGCAGGACGAGTTAGGTCGGAAGCCCACCGAAAAGGGTCAGGTCAATCTCCCCAGGTCCAGAGCCGTAAgcagaagaaaaaaaataggagAATTTGAATAAGTGTTCGTAAAAAAATGGTTTGGAAGTGAGGAAGATTTGCtttattgttattttgttgctcgtatttatttatttattttgttacttatcatattatttatttgttatcctatttatttatttatttcttgttgtattaatattatttattagtGACGTGTTAGTTACGAACGGATAAATGCTACCGAAGGCCACCGGAATTTCCGCCCAGGTAGCGACCTCGATCGCCGGTGAATGACTCTCCGGGGATCGATAGCAGCTTGAGCCAGGAACCGAAGTCCAATCCGGCAGGCAGGAGTGATCGCAATGCACGGTCATGGCTCATTGATGATCGAGGGACGGCGAATTTCCGGGAGGAGCCGAGGTTGTATGTCAAAGCGGGGGCCGGCAACCGGAACCGCTACACCAGAGTAAACCGCTGGAACTACTCCTTCGGCGCCGAGGACGATGGCCATTCCGTAGAGTTCATGAAGTTCTGCGGAACTTCCACGTCCTCCTAACGGGCAGAGCAATGGAGTGGTATTGGGTACACGTACGCCAATCCAGAGTGGACAGGGCTCTGTTTAATCGGTTCCGTGGTCATCAGACGGAACACGAAAGAAAGACGGAAATCGGTCGGCTGGGCAGTCCGAAAGCGGGAGGGACTCGCCCAGGATGGAATCCCGCATAGTAGATCCGAAGGAAGTATATCAATCTAATAGATATAAGTATTTGTTAAGATACCTATCGGAGGATGAAAGGCTTCGTAGTTATATGGAGGCACGGGATCGGATCTTTTCGGAACATCAGCTGAGCGGCATGCGTCTAGTCTCACGGAGAGTCCGGAAAGAAAGGGAGCCGATCCTAGACCCTTCACCGACGTGGAGACCTTGGGAGTGGTGACGGGGTAGTCAGCTGTGTAGGGAAATGGGAAATATAGATCTGAATAAGATCTATGATAATTTCTGTGATAAAGTagttttaaagcttttaatctgttatttatttatttaaaatgtttcctTTTTGTTAGGATGTTGGGTTCCTGGGTTTTTCTTCCCGTCCTGGAATTCTAATTTTATGTCTGTTATATACTCAATTGCGTAATCGTGACCCGTGGCAACCCTACTTGCAGCACGGTTACCTCGACTTAGAGGACGGGAAAGAAAAGCCAACAGGAGTTAAACCAGCCGAAGTCCTTAACTGGCGGCTATCACCACGTGTGATAGCTAGATTGCCGCGGATATCGTTGACTGCGGGGTTTAcctataatttttatttatttatttatttatttattgttgtatttatattatttattagtGACGGGCTaggtaagtatttatttaaaatttgttggAAATCATGTCCGAGGGTAAGGACGTCAGAGATAGGCATGGCCACCAGCTAAGGTCGATGGGTCCTCCTGGCGACTAAAAGGACGATACATGGTCCACTGACGTAGAGGGTACTGCTGAGTTGCCGCAGGTATCGCTGGCTGGGGGTTTACCCACAACGCCAGTAGGCGGTGGATCGAATTAAGGATCAACCGGCTGATCTGGTACGCCATCGGTCGCCCAGGGTCCTTGATTTCAAGGCGATCATCGCGCATCTAAGGAGTTGGCAGTTAGCCAGGCGTTGAGGGAGGCGATGAAGATCGGCTTCATGGACATGATGAAGTTGATGAACAACGTCCTTAGGCCAGCCGAGAGCAGACCGCAGCCGCTCCAAGAGGGCACGAATCGCCAAGCATCGATGGTGCCCACTTCGTCATGTCCAGAAGGCGGCGCAAATGGATCAGCGGAAATTCACCAGCGGCAGGAGACAGATAAATGCTACCGAAGTCCGCCGGAATTTCCGCCCAGGCAGAGACCTCGAGCGCCGGTGAATGACTCTCCGGGGATCGATAGCAGCCTGAGCCAGCAACCGGAGTATAATCCGGCAGGCAGGAGTGATCGCAACGCACGGTCGTGGCGCATCGGTGATCGAGGGAAGGCGAATTTCCGGGAAGAGCCGCGGTTGTATGCCAAAGCGGGAGCCGGCAACGGGAACCGATACATCCGAGTGGACCGCTGGAACCTCTCCTTCGGCAGCAAGGACGATGGTCATTCCGTAGAGTTCATGCAGCGACAGCATCAGTGTCCGTGGAGTGAAGTTCTGTGGAACTTCTACGTCCTCCTAACGGGCAGAGCAATGGACACTTGGGCCCAGCTACGCAGGGCTCTGTTTGATCGGTTTCGTGGTCATCAGACGGATCACGAAAGAAAGACGGGAATCGGTCGGCTGGGCAGTCCGAAAGCGGGAGGGACTCGCCCAGGATGGAATACCGCGAAGTAGTTCCGAAGGAAGTAGATCAATCTAATAGATATAAGTATTTGTTAAGATACCTACCGGAGGATGAAAGGTTTCGTAGTTATATGGAGGCACGGAATCGGATCCTTTCGGAACATCAGCTGAGCGGCATGCGTCTAGTCTCACGGAGAGTCCGGAAAGAAAGGGAGCGCTTCAGGATAAGGAGATCCAGACGACGAGAGGCGGTGGCGACCGTGAAACGCATAGATTCCGCCGATCCTAGACCCTTCCCCAACGTGGAGACCTTGGGAGTGGTGACGGGAAATCGGCTGCGTAGGGAAATTGGAAATATAGCGGGAAGCTGGTCGGCGAACATTGCGATGAATTGCTCTTAGGCATTTGTTTACCAGTGAACCGGTGATGGCATCCTGGCTGAAATCAAGATTTTGCACTGAATGAGACACTGAATAAAATCTTTGATAATTTCTGCGATAAAGTAGTTAGactcgttactcgtagagtaaaagggtatactaaattcgtcggaaagatgtaacaggcagaaggaagcgttgccgaccccataatgtatataaattcttgattagggtcactagccgagtcgatctagctttgtccgtctgtccgtatgaacgctgagatctcggaaactataagagcttcaatactgggattaggcatgcagattcctgagattcctgtgcagcgcaagtttgtttcagcagagtgccacgccgactctaacgcccacaaaccgcccaaaactgtggctcctacagttttgatgctagaataaaaaaaaactgaaatgttttgttctcgtcaatacctatcgattgacctaaaaaaaagtttgccacgcccactctaacgcccataacgcttaaatctgtctaccgccggtaggtggcgcattttaatctcgctttgctgcttgcatatctccatttccctttggtcccattagctgagtaacgggtatctgatagtcgaggtactcgactatagcgttcttcctttttttaaagcttgtattctgttatttatttatttaaaatgtttttttttgttaggaTGTTGGGTTCCTGGGTTTATATCCCAGTCCTGGAGTTCTAATTTTTTGTCTGTTATAAACTCAATTACGTAATCGTGACCCGTGGCAACCCTACTTGCAGCACGGTTACCTCGACTTAGAGGACGGGAAAGAAAAGCCAACAGGAGTTAAACCAGCCGATGTCCTTAAGTGGCGGCTATCACCACGTGTGATAGCTAGATTGCCGCGGATATCGTTGAGTGCGGGGTTTacctataatttttttttattttttttttattttattgttgtaTCTATATTAATTATTAGTGACGGGTAaggtaagtatttatttaaaatttgttggAAATCATGTCCGAGGGTAAGGACGTCAGAGATAGGCATGGCCACCAGCTAAGGTCGATGGGTCCTCCTGGCGACGAAAAGGACG includes the following:
- the Clamp gene encoding transcription factor Clamp isoform X1 is translated as MEDLTKNIIFTNALNGQPATIQYQTADGTILKQPKIEGQKAEQQPTFYYTTNGNGGTVNLAQLATTDDKTCYIAQPVGGYNYALVNGMPINQGAALGIATVDAQGRIQIVNQNKPISANTISNISFKCDVCSDMFPHLALLNAHKRMHTEEEQQQQQQQQHNTQQAGGDSIAVVSAQGLVQAQNIIGNGQMGQIQIVSSDTLEPVQQSVMQQQQHESKANKCIICGNSVHQQPKRKVPKQVRCESCIQAEQAAHQQQQLFVAQDGQIAHPVQIISTTPQAQAQLQQIVAAQTGGTTPKREQSSGSGHHPVKKRSSQQMTKCQKCNGSGVVLVGQNPSAGHSGSGGSVKQSVTVKTECLSCRNPSKPFSCNICGGLFSRYSSLWSHKKLHSGEKNYKCSICGLAFAKAVYLKNHARIHTGEKPYKCQTCGMQFSQSPHLKNHERTHSGERPYVCGVCDKGFARHATLWNHRRIHTGEKPYKCEICGSAFSQAAHLKNHAKVHSGEKPYKCEICSAAFADRFALKRHRGIHQKYGQTVPRQTNSDSMMVHKQEIPDMDDEAQQEVIIGGL
- the Clamp gene encoding transcription factor Clamp isoform X2 gives rise to the protein MEDLTKNIIFTNALNGQPATIQYQTADGTILKQPKIEGQKAEQQPTFYYTTNGNGGTVNLAQLATTDDKTCYIAQPVGGYNYALVNGMPINQGAALGIATVDAQGRIQIVNQNKPISANTISNISFKCDVCSDMFPHLALLNAHKRMHTEEEQQQQQQQQHNTQQAGGDSIAVVSAQGLVQAQNIIGNGQMGQIQIVSSDTLEPVQQSVMQQQQHESKANKCIICGNSVHQQPKRKVPKQVRCESCIQAEQAAHQQQQLFVAQDGQIAHPVQIISTTPQAQAQLQQIVAAQTGGTTPKREQSSGSGHHPVKKRSSQQMTKCQKCNGSGVVLVGQNPSAGHSGSGGSVKQSVTVKTENPSKPFSCNICGGLFSRYSSLWSHKKLHSGEKNYKCSICGLAFAKAVYLKNHARIHTGEKPYKCQTCGMQFSQSPHLKNHERTHSGERPYVCGVCDKGFARHATLWNHRRIHTGEKPYKCEICGSAFSQAAHLKNHAKVHSGEKPYKCEICSAAFADRFALKRHRGIHQKYGQTVPRQTNSDSMMVHKQEIPDMDDEAQQEVIIGGL